From Megalops cyprinoides isolate fMegCyp1 chromosome 18, fMegCyp1.pri, whole genome shotgun sequence, one genomic window encodes:
- the LOC118793489 gene encoding solute carrier family 22 member 4-like isoform X1, which translates to MRDYDEITSFLGEWGPFQQSIFILLSLSTVPNGYAGMSMVFLAGTPHHHCSLPYLNGSTTNLSEALPMEEVNGHLDQSRCTRYKWLNSTGKPFGNETESCMDGWDYSTEQYVSTIVTEWNLVCGDSWKAPFSLSVFFMGVLTGSFISGQISDRFGRKVVLFITMAMQTIFSLLQLASVSWEMFCILFFIVGIGQISNYVAAFVLGTELLGKSSRVTFSTLGVCVFYALGYALLPFCAYFIRSWRMLLFVLTLPGVLYIPLWWLIPESPRWLLAQGRIKEAEAIVQAAAKKNGVTPPQVIFSGLDSAKLMHSDTHNTNTSYSYLDLIRTSKMRNITILNVILWFMVTISYFGLSLNTPNMNGDPYLNCLLSALMEVAAYFWAWLMLKVTSRRAVISSTLLTGGAVLLLTQIVPRDLNILSIVLVMIGKFGITAAFSVMYISAMELFPTVVRGMGVSICSMASKIGSTISPYFAFIGAYNEALPYIVMGLMTLTVGLLSLLLPETQGIPLPEDLSQTQSLNCCFHRCACCQEQEGMLPEETIH; encoded by the exons ATGAGGGACTATGATGAGATCACGTCTTTCCTTGGGGAGTGGGGACCATTTCAGCAGAGCATATTCATCCTGCTCAGTCTCAGCACTGTTCCCAATGGCTACGCTGGGATGTCCATGGTGTTCCTGGCTGGCACACCACACCACCACTGCAGTCTGCCTTACCTGAACGGGAGTACGACTAATCTGAGTGAAGCTCTGCCCATGGAGGAGGTAAATGGTCACCTGGACCAGAGCAGGTGCACTCGTTACAAGTGGCTCAACAGCACCGGGAAACCATTTGGAAATGAGACTGAGAGTTGCATGGATGGCTGGgattacagcacagagcagtatGTCTCCACTATAGTGACTGAG TGGAACcttgtgtgtggggattcctgGAAGGCGCCGTTcagcttgtctgtttttttcatggGTGTGCTGACTGGCTCCTTCATTTCTGGTCAGATTTCAGACAG ATTTGGCAGGAAGGTTGTTCTCTTCATCACCATGGCAATGCAAACGATCTTCAGTCTCCTCCAGCTGGCCTCCGTTAGCTGGGAAATGTTCTGCATCCTTTTCTTCATCGTTGGAATTGGACAGATATCTAATTATGTTGCAGCCTTCGTTTTAG GGACAGAGCTGCTGGGAAAGTCTTCTCGCGTCACCTTCTCCACCctgggtgtgtgcgtgttctACGCACTGGGCTACGCTCTCCTCCCGTTCTGCGCTTACTTCATCCGTAGCTGGAGGATGCTGCTGTTTGTCCTCACACTGCCGGGAGTCCTCTACATCCCGCTCTGGTG GCTAATTCCAGAGTCTCCTCGCTGGTTACTGGCTCAAGGGCGCATAAAGGAAGCAGAAGCCATTGTCCAAGCTGCAGCCAAAAAAAACGGTGTCACTCCTCCACAGGTTATATTTAGTGGATTGGACTCTGCTAAACTCATG CACAGTGACACTCACAACACTAATACCTCATACTCATACCTGGATCTGATCAGGACAAGTAAGATGAGGAATATAACCATCCTCAATGTCATCCTCTG GTTCATGGTAACCATCAGCTACTTTGGCCTGTCTCTAAACACCCCCAACATGAATGGTGATCCCTACTTGAactgtctgctctctgcacTCATGGAGGTGGCAGCTTACTTCTGGGCATGGCTAATGTTGAAGGTGACCTCCCGACGGGCGGTTATCTCCTCCACTCTGCTGACAGGAGGGGCTGTGCTGCTTCTCACCCAGATCGTTCCTCGAG ACCTCAACATCCTAAGCATTGTGCTGGTGATGATCGGGAAGTTCGGAATTACAGCGGCATTCTCTGTGATGTACATTTCGGCCATGGAGCTCTTCCCCACAGTCGTGCGGGGGATGGGAGTGAGCATCTGCTCCATGGCCTCCAAGATTGGGAGCACCATCTCCCCCTACTTCGCCTTCATTG GTGCATACAACGAGGCTCTCCCCTACATTGTGATGGGCCTTATGACTCTGACTGTGGGCCTGCTCAGTCTGCTGTTGCCTGAAACACAGGGTATCCCACTGCCAGAGGACCTCTCCCAAACGCAGAGCCTCAACTG CTGCTTCCACAGATGTGCCTGCTGTCAGGAACAGGAAGGAATGCTTCCAGAAGAAACAATTCACTGA
- the LOC118793489 gene encoding solute carrier family 22 member 4-like isoform X2: MRDYDEITSFLGEWGPFQQSIFILLSLSTVPNGYAGMSMVFLAGTPHHHCSLPYLNGSTTNLSEALPMEEVNGHLDQSRCTRYKWLNSTGKPFGNETESCMDGWDYSTEQYVSTIVTEWNLVCGDSWKAPFSLSVFFMGVLTGSFISGQISDRFGRKVVLFITMAMQTIFSLLQLASVSWEMFCILFFIVGIGQISNYVAAFVLGTELLGKSSRVTFSTLGVCVFYALGYALLPFCAYFIRSWRMLLFVLTLPGVLYIPLWWLIPESPRWLLAQGRIKEAEAIVQAAAKKNGVTPPQVIFSGLDSAKLMHSDTHNTNTSYSYLDLIRTSKMRNITILNVILWFMVTISYFGLSLNTPNMNGDPYLNCLLSALMEVAAYFWAWLMLKVTSRRAVISSTLLTGGAVLLLTQIVPRDLNILSIVLVMIGKFGITAAFSVMYISAMELFPTVVRGMGVSICSMASKIGSTISPYFAFIGAYNEALPYIVMGLMTLTVGLLSLLLPETQGIPLPEDLSQTQSLNWKPD, encoded by the exons ATGAGGGACTATGATGAGATCACGTCTTTCCTTGGGGAGTGGGGACCATTTCAGCAGAGCATATTCATCCTGCTCAGTCTCAGCACTGTTCCCAATGGCTACGCTGGGATGTCCATGGTGTTCCTGGCTGGCACACCACACCACCACTGCAGTCTGCCTTACCTGAACGGGAGTACGACTAATCTGAGTGAAGCTCTGCCCATGGAGGAGGTAAATGGTCACCTGGACCAGAGCAGGTGCACTCGTTACAAGTGGCTCAACAGCACCGGGAAACCATTTGGAAATGAGACTGAGAGTTGCATGGATGGCTGGgattacagcacagagcagtatGTCTCCACTATAGTGACTGAG TGGAACcttgtgtgtggggattcctgGAAGGCGCCGTTcagcttgtctgtttttttcatggGTGTGCTGACTGGCTCCTTCATTTCTGGTCAGATTTCAGACAG ATTTGGCAGGAAGGTTGTTCTCTTCATCACCATGGCAATGCAAACGATCTTCAGTCTCCTCCAGCTGGCCTCCGTTAGCTGGGAAATGTTCTGCATCCTTTTCTTCATCGTTGGAATTGGACAGATATCTAATTATGTTGCAGCCTTCGTTTTAG GGACAGAGCTGCTGGGAAAGTCTTCTCGCGTCACCTTCTCCACCctgggtgtgtgcgtgttctACGCACTGGGCTACGCTCTCCTCCCGTTCTGCGCTTACTTCATCCGTAGCTGGAGGATGCTGCTGTTTGTCCTCACACTGCCGGGAGTCCTCTACATCCCGCTCTGGTG GCTAATTCCAGAGTCTCCTCGCTGGTTACTGGCTCAAGGGCGCATAAAGGAAGCAGAAGCCATTGTCCAAGCTGCAGCCAAAAAAAACGGTGTCACTCCTCCACAGGTTATATTTAGTGGATTGGACTCTGCTAAACTCATG CACAGTGACACTCACAACACTAATACCTCATACTCATACCTGGATCTGATCAGGACAAGTAAGATGAGGAATATAACCATCCTCAATGTCATCCTCTG GTTCATGGTAACCATCAGCTACTTTGGCCTGTCTCTAAACACCCCCAACATGAATGGTGATCCCTACTTGAactgtctgctctctgcacTCATGGAGGTGGCAGCTTACTTCTGGGCATGGCTAATGTTGAAGGTGACCTCCCGACGGGCGGTTATCTCCTCCACTCTGCTGACAGGAGGGGCTGTGCTGCTTCTCACCCAGATCGTTCCTCGAG ACCTCAACATCCTAAGCATTGTGCTGGTGATGATCGGGAAGTTCGGAATTACAGCGGCATTCTCTGTGATGTACATTTCGGCCATGGAGCTCTTCCCCACAGTCGTGCGGGGGATGGGAGTGAGCATCTGCTCCATGGCCTCCAAGATTGGGAGCACCATCTCCCCCTACTTCGCCTTCATTG GTGCATACAACGAGGCTCTCCCCTACATTGTGATGGGCCTTATGACTCTGACTGTGGGCCTGCTCAGTCTGCTGTTGCCTGAAACACAGGGTATCCCACTGCCAGAGGACCTCTCCCAAACGCAGAGCCTCAACTG GAAACCAGACTGA
- the LOC118793433 gene encoding solute carrier family 22 member 4-like, whose protein sequence is MRDYEEIVSFLGEWGPFQKTIFFLLSASSIPNGYVAMVMVFIADVPSHHCKPPLNVSSAVSELNHSIPTEEVKGELILSQCTRYKKGNGLAPEFGNETEGCLDGWEFSTERYTSTIVSEWNLVCEDAWKAPFSTTVFFFGVLIGSFLSGQISDRYGRKIIFFATMALQTIASLLQAASNSWELFCVFYFIVGMAYIGNYSSAFILGSELLSKSVRIPFATVGISMCYAVGYACLPFFAYFIRGWRMLLVAMTLSGFLYIPLWWCIPESPRWLLSQGRLVEAEAIIRAAACKNRVTAPDVIFRQEDCTELMKKNDNQKSERIYTWLDLFKTANIRNITIIQIIIWAVISMTYFGLSFNTPNMNGDPYLNCLISAATEIVGYGATWLFLCYMSRRFSLTFMLLLCGVTLLLLKFIPDELNILVLTLVMTGKAGISAAFCFVYMYGAELFPTVVRSMGIGATSMASRIGSTVSPYVAHIGKYNKIIPYILMGGISIVTGILSLLLPETKGKELPEHISQVKPLRCFGIKQRPLTGDMRKEREENTRLGNGAEKFQEDTAQSV, encoded by the exons ATGAGAGATTACGAAGAAATTGTATCTTTCCTGGGGGAATGGGGGCCGTTCCAAAAgactattttctttttgttgagcGCTAGCAGTATTCCCAATGGATACGTGGCGATGGTTATGGTTTTCATCGCCGACGTTCCATCGCACCATTGTAAGCCACCCCTTAACGTAAGCAGTGCTGTCTCCGAATTAAATCACTCTATACCCACTGAGGAGGTGAAAGGAGAACTCATACTTAGCCAGTGTACTCGTTACAAAAAGGGAAACGGTTTAGCCCCAGAGTTTGGCAATGAGACGGAAGGATGCCTGGACGGCTGGGAGTTCAGCACGGAAAGATACACGTCCACTATTGTATCGGAG TGGAACCTGGTATGTGAAGATGCTTGGAAAGCGCCTTTCAGCACAACGGTCTTTTTCTTCGGCGTGCTGATAGGATCTTTTCTATCTGGACAAATATCGGACAG ATATGGAAGAAAGATCATTTTCTTTGCCACCATGGCATTACAGACCATCGCTAGTTTATTGCAAGCTGCCTCAAACAGCTGGGagttgttctgtgtgttctaCTTCATCGTTGGAATGGCATATATTGGCAATTACTCTTCTGCGTTCATTCTTG GGTCTGAGCTCCTCAGCAAGTCTGTTCGTATTCCATTTGCCACAGTTGGGATCAGCATGTGCTACGCTGTGGGATATGCCTGTCTTCCTTTCTTTGCCTATTTTATTCGGGGCTGGAGAATGTTGCTGGTGGCCATGACCCTCTCAGGATTCCTGTATATTCCTCTGTGGTG GTGCATCCCAGAGTCTCCTCGCTGGCTGCTGTCTCAGGGGCGTCTGGTGGAGGCTGAGGCCATAATTCGGGCTGCTGCCTGCAAGAATCGGGTCACAGCTCCTGATGTCATATTCAGACAGGAAGATTGCACTGAGCTAATG aaaaaaaatgacaatcaGAAGAGTGAGCGTATTTACACATGGCTTGATCTCTTTAAAACGGCAAACATAAGGAACATCACCATCATCCAAATTATAATTTG GGCAGTCATATCCATGACATACTTTGGACTTTCCTTCAACACTCCCAACATGAATGGGGATCCCTACCTCAACTGCTTAATCTCTGCAGCTACTGAGATTGTGGGCTATGGCGCCACCTGGCTGTTCCTGTGCTACATGTCACGCCgtttctctctcaccttcaTGTTGCTGCTCTGTGGAGTCACGTTACTGCTGCTCAAGTTCATTCCTGATG AGCTGAACATCTTGGTCCTTACTCTGGTGATGACTGGAAAAGCTGGCATTAGCGCTGCATTCTGCTTTGTTTATATGTATGGCGCTGAACTCTTTCCTACAGTAGTGCGCAGCATGGGCATCGGGGCCACATCCATGGCCTCCCGCATTGGTAGCACTGTTTCTCCATACGTTGCCCATATCG gaaaatacaacaaaattatACCCTATATTCTTATGGGGGGTATTAGTATTGTGACGGGTATTTTAAGTCTACTCCTTCCAGAAACAAAAGGCAAGGAACTTCCAGAACACATCAGTCAAGTAAAACCTCTCAGATG CTTTGGCATCAAACAGAGGCCTTTAACTGGAGATAtgaggaaagaaagggaagaaaacacAAGGTTGGGGAATGGAGCAGAGAAATTCCAGGAGGATACAGCACAGTCCGTTTGA